The sequence below is a genomic window from Posidoniimonas polymericola.
ACCTCGCGGCCTTCGATGATCGACTGCAGCGTGTCCCGCGCCTCGGTGGCGCCGGGGCGGTCGGCGGCCTCCTTCGCCAGCAGCCGGGCGACCAGCTTGTCCAACGCGGGCGGGCAGTTCGGGCAGCGGCAGCTCAGCGCTGGCGCCGGCGTGAACAGGTGGTGCTCGAACACCTCGACGACGGTCTCGCCGGTGAACGGGCAGTCGTTGGTGGTCATCATATGCAGCAGGCAGCCGATGGCGTACATGTCGACCGCGCCGGTCAGCTGGTCGTCGCCGCGGACCTGCTCGGGCGCCATGTAGCGGCACGTCCCCACGGTTTGCCCATCGAGCGTTAGGCGGTGGCGGTCGGCGTCGCGGGCCAAGCCGAAGTCGCCGATCTTCACCTGCCCGTCGGAGGTGAGGAACAGGTTGGCCGGCTTGAGGTCGCGGTGCACGACGCCGCGGTCGTGCGCGTGGGCGAGCGCGTCGCACGCCTGGGCGGCGACCTCACACGCCTCGCGCCAGGGCAGCGCGCCCCCCTCGGCCAGCACGTCGTCCAGCGATCCGCTGTCGACCAGCTCCATCGCGATGAACAGCTGGCCGTCGTGGACGCCGCACTCGCGGAACCTGACGATCCCCGGGTGGTCGAGTTTCTCGGCGACCGACGCCTCGCGGACGAATCGCTGCTGCATCGCCTGGTCGTTGGCGACCTGGTCGACCAGCAGCTTGAGCGCGACGGGCTCGTCGGTGTGCACTTGGCGGGCGCGGTAAGCAATGCCGGCTGCGCCCTGGCCGAGGGCCTCGAGGATTTCGTAGTCACCAACCTGATGTTGCGCCATGAGGGCCCCTGCAACCAATCGTGTCGAGGGCGACCTTGCCCTTCTGAATCGCCAGCATCTGGTAGCACGCGTCTGTGATTAGAGCGTGGTGTCGAACTTGGTGGAATCGGAAATCATCTCGAGCGAGATATCTTCCACGGTCTCTTTGGATTTCGACGCGCCGTCAGATTGCGGTCTGCCGTCGGGCAGCGGCGCGTCCTTGCCGCCGCCCGACTTGAGGATCGCCAGCAGCTCCTTGGCGACCGCCTTGGCGTCCGCCGGCCGGCCGGCCGGGGCCTTCGAGACCAGGCTGCTCACCAGCTTGTCGAGTTCAGGGGGGCAGTCGGCGGCGTGCTCGGCCAGGCGCGGCGGCGGGCTCGACAAATGGGCGTCGAACACTTCGGTATGCGACGCCCCGTTGAACATCGGCTCGCCAACAATCATCTGGTAGAGGATGGCGCCTAGTGCGTACAGGTCGACGCTGCCGGTCAGCGGGTCCTCGCAGCGGATCTGCTCGGGCGCCATGTAGCGGCAGGTGCCGATGGCGGCGGCCTCGAGGGTCAGGCGGTGGCGGCCCAGGTCGCGGGCCAGGCCGAAGTCGCCGATCTTGACGCGGCCGTCGTTCGACAGGAACACGTTGGCCGGCTTGAGGTCGCGGTGGATGACGCCGGCGGCGTGCGCGTGG
It includes:
- a CDS encoding serine/threonine protein kinase is translated as MATQSIGGYEVVHTLGQGAAGAVHLVRRPETGERFAMKVLHPEEAEKPSTQNRFVREAVVLKKLHHPNIVKFVECGIDDDELFIVMELVECGSLKSALKNYGKFPWRTAVKVAGQISEGLAHAHAAGVIHRDLKPANVFLSNDGRVKIGDFGLARDLGRHRLTLEAAAIGTCRYMAPEQIRCEDPLTGSVDLYALGAILYQMIVGEPMFNGASHTEVFDAHLSSPPPRLAEHAADCPPELDKLVSSLVSKAPAGRPADAKAVAKELLAILKSGGGKDAPLPDGRPQSDGASKSKETVEDISLEMISDSTKFDTTL
- a CDS encoding serine/threonine-protein kinase, which gives rise to MAQHQVGDYEILEALGQGAAGIAYRARQVHTDEPVALKLLVDQVANDQAMQQRFVREASVAEKLDHPGIVRFRECGVHDGQLFIAMELVDSGSLDDVLAEGGALPWREACEVAAQACDALAHAHDRGVVHRDLKPANLFLTSDGQVKIGDFGLARDADRHRLTLDGQTVGTCRYMAPEQVRGDDQLTGAVDMYAIGCLLHMMTTNDCPFTGETVVEVFEHHLFTPAPALSCRCPNCPPALDKLVARLLAKEAADRPGATEARDTLQSIIEGREVAPLAVASEASRDEPIIEPNLTERLKANAKPAKPTVSTARLAAAAAVVAAIALVALLASRG